The genomic segment tatatattattccgtggatgaatttgatatgtttatgGAGTTTTATGGTAATTGTTAAGTTTGTTGTTAAATAgacatattttgttaagtaaattttttatgattttaaggtttagggacttatttataaaaattgtaaaattaaaggAAACTATTGTAAATTATTGATAAATTTGGGTTGTTATAATATTAGGTAAAAATTGGATAGCAtgatttatggttaaaaatggtgaaattacaagttttgggtttagggactaaattttgagggtaattttgtaaatttccaTTATTATGGGTTATaagctaaattaattattttaaatactagaacgggattaattgaataaaattatttatctagatcaagaaacgaCTCAAACAGACATTAATCGCGGAAAAACCAAAATAGCGATTAGTCGTTGAATCACATTAGGGCATTGTTTTGGTATAGATAAGTTTGTAtagagttaaattatttttatatgatgttttaaatgAGTTACTATAAATAATTATGTGAATTAAAATCTTGATTTGTAAATTGTTTGGAAATGGATAGTATGGATTGATTTGTAAGGTTAGTTTATTTAAAGCTTgtaattgagaaatgtgaaaatcGTGGTGATATACAAAAATGTTATAATGTAGTGGAAGTAAAGGATTTAAGACATAAaagtcctgtttgaaccttaataattattaggatacaaatgacatgtcattagggtttatacGATTTCGGGTGTTGATCTTGAATGTCCTAcagatggctgaggtcctgcatttgttgcagattccccacagcttgtgtgagcaatatCATGTAGCTAACATTCtaacccatagctcgtgtgagtggGCCTATTTTACAGCTTGTGTAAGCACTATTGAAAAAGGAAATGTTATGATTACATGAAAAGGCATACTAGCATTCCcgagtatttgatgaaattcTAGATAGTTCAATGAGTAAGTAAAGATTAATGGAAAGACATGTATAAAAACTTAATGTACTAATGTTCATATGAAACGGAAAGATGGATATGCACATATGCAATGAAAATGATGAGAATTTATCATGCGACGGATGAAATATGCATGGAATTTATTTCTTAACATATGATATGTTTCATAGATGTtatgtttacttattatttactAACTATGTGGACTCAAATGAGTAGAATGTgaaatggatatatatatgtgtgatggATTATTTATAAAACCTAAATGTTTATTAGGTATATGACATGATTTACTATGTTATAGTATGTATGATATATGAAGTTTGAGGTGTGAAAggtaatgaaaataaaagtacatagTATATGGTGAAAATGATTGATGAATTTGAAAAGCTTGAGATGTTATATGCcttatttggttaaatttataTGTGCATTGCTTCACCTAGTAATCTTGTGAGGTGTTGTATATAGGAGAATAAAATTTGGACTATGGCTAAATGGAATCATTTATGGTTGTTTAATTAATGcatttggtaagtttaagtttcgttatacaaacttactaagcattaattgcttacCTAGttgattttctttgtttctttaagTCATCAGAAAGCTCAATTAGTTGGAAATTATGTCAGAGCACAATCACACTATCTAATGAtccattttggtaaattttggttattttggctgatggttataaatgacatgtaataGGGTTATAAATGTAGTCTTggtaattagtttatttttaaatGGTGCCAAgttcatttattttcatatcttCCAATGAAAGTTTATAAATGATGTGTATTCATATGAGATGATAGTAACTATGCATGCCCTTATGTGAGTAGAGAGAAGATGATTGTGTGGTATGGttatttggcatgtataggctggttaCCACTTACactatgtttggtttggtgtattggctatgccaatacacccctaatcggtgggccccacctaatccGGCTATATTCAGTTGTTTGGTTTGATGTATTACTAATACGTGTGTAATCCATTACCTTcctaatcggtgaaaaccaccgatttctattccccctCTTTTGTCCAGATTAGCTACCGCTTCAGCAaacctccctgttttaccctcccccgatcccctttgtttctcttctgttccttctaGCTTCATCCGCTTCTGGGTCTCCAGGTTACTGCAACTGTATAAGAGAAAGGCCTTTGTCTTCTAATTTCCTCATTCCGCACTTCGGTTCTCTCTCTTTGCGGCATCTATCATAGGTATGGCGACAACCATTGCAGCCCCTGCCAACGCGTCATTGTTCATCTTCTACTCTTTTCTTcacttctaagcttcacaaatccaACACCATCCCCGACCCAAGATGAACAATCCCAAATCATATCAAGGTTCCAAGAATACCTCCGAATCAACACATCCCAACCATCCCCGAACTATAAAAAATCGACCCAATTCATCCTATCCTTAGCCGAATCCCTTTCTTTAGAAACCCAAGTCATAGAGTTCGTCTAAGGAAAGCCGCTCGTTATCCTCAAATGGCCAGGCTCCGACCTTTTCCTTCCTTCTATCTTACTCAACTCCCACACCGATGTCGTCCCTTCTGAGCGTTCGAAGTGGGATTATCATCCTTTCGGTGCCCACATCGATGAAAATGGTAATATATTAACTAGAGGCTCCCAGGATATGAAGTGCGTGGGCATGCAGTATATGGAGGCTGTTCGTAGGTTGAAGGCTTCTGGGTTTCAGCCAAAACGGTCACTTTACTTGTCGTTTGTCCCTGATGAAGAGATTGGTGGCCATGACGGTCTTGAGAAGTTGGCTCAATCCGATGTTTTCAAGAATATGAATGTTGATATTGTGCTTGATGGAGGTGAACcagattttactttttaaaatttattaaaaaaaattgtaaaaccaTGTTTTGAAATGGCTGATATAGTTAATAGTTAATAGATTGGTGGGCAATGCTTCTTGTTCGTTATTGAGCTTGCCGGTGAGGACCTGAATTTGTAAGTACAATAGTTGGGACTTGGGTATTTgtagatatttatttaatttttttcagatAATATTTGTATTTGGGTACTTTAGTAAGTGGATTCGGAATGGATGTGGATATTAATGTTCCTATATCCATTATCTGAATCTGTTTTGGGGAATAAGGGATTTGGATATccaaactatttaaaaaattttattttaaacaagTATTTGGACTTACTAAATACTGATCTTAGCGGATTTGGATATCTTAGTTATATTTGGATTTGCTGCGGATAGTAAACAGATTTAGATTTTAAAGCAAATTTGCGGGTTTGAATTTTATTGACATTGCAGATATCTGATCCGCTAGTTGGCCGTATATCTGTTAGTGATGATAACATAATGTTGTTTTGAGGAACAGGGTTGGCTTCACCCAATGAGAATTACAGGTTATTCTATGGAGAGAGGATGCCGTGGTGGCTGGTGATAAAGGCTACTGGAGCTCCTGGACATGGGGCGAAGCTTTACGACAACAGTGCAATTGAGAACCTTTTCAAGAGCATTGAGAGTATCAGGAGGTTCAGGGCTTCGCAGTTTGATTTGGTCAAAGCTGGTTTGAAGGGTGAAGGAGAAGTCATTTCGGTTAACATGGCCTTTCTGAAGGCTGGCACGCCTTCTCCCACAGTAAGTCTCTGTAAATTTAGATAATTAGTTGCTAAAATCTTTACTTGTTAAAGTCCTTGTAGTTAGTTTACATGCATTGCTATTAGTTATGATTTCACTAGATATTTTCTTAATAGTATAGCTTCAGATATTTATCATAAAAGCACAGAAGATAACCAAATTTTTGCTCATGTCTCAGGAGCAGTCTATAACCATACTTGTCACTTGGCTTTGACGCACTAGAACTTTAAGAGCCCTAATGAGCTTATACCGATTCCTTTCCTCAAACACTttagaaaattaaagaaatagataatctttcttttaaaaaacaaaatgttaGTGTATGAATCTTTATACAAGACATGAGGAGCATATACTCTTTGACAAGTAATATGAAGCATCTCATGAGGCTTTTACTGGATATGAAATGTTAGTCATGCACATTGATGGAATAGAAATAATTTCCTAGTGACTCAATAGTGGATTTTCTTGTGTCAATTTGATGTCTTTAACAGTAATTATTAAGTATTAAACAGTAAACTTGGCATCTAGGTCCACTTTGGTACCTATACTGTTTCTTGGTTCCACTTTGGTACCTGAACTGGGCAACTAGGTCCATTTTTGTCCCTAAATTTGGATTTCCTCAATATCTAATGATGTGGCATAATCTCAGAGTGCCATGTtatcaaacttttacatttttcaagTTCAAAGATCAAAATGGATCTAGTTGTCAAGTTCAGGTAAGTTCAGGTACCAAAGTGGATAAAAAAAAGTGAGGTTCCAAAATGGACCTAGTTGCCAAGTTCAGGGACCAAAAATTGCATTAACCCTAATAAATATGTTAAGTATATATCAACATGGAAAGCTGTGGCTTGATTGCATTGTTTCATTGAAGATGGAAAACAATGTGCATTAATCTATGTTCCATAGTTCCTTAAAGCACTCGGTTGCTAGAGGAACTAAAGGACTAAGCTTTCTGTGCTAAAAATGCTGGACCATTTAATGCATGGTCAGTTAGGCCTTTTAGCCTACCTTTCTCCTTTCCGTTACTGCACACATTCATTCTGCTGGTCTATCATCAATTTTGTTGCCATTTTGCATTCATGGAAAAAAAGATAGTTATATATGTAATATCTATCTCAAACATACGTGggttcttttatatttttctgcCAGGGTTTTGTTATGAATTTGCAGCCGTCTGAAGCAGAAGCTGGTTTTGATATTCGAATACCACCAACAGTTAATgcagaattcttggagaaacggATAGCTGAGGAATGGGCACCTGCTTCTCGAAACATGTCATTTGAGGTAGAGCAAGTGAAACACTTCTCTCTTAGAAAAAAATGGCATTCTGTAAGAATAAAAGGGTGGTGTACTATGTTTTTGGGATCTGTTAGTACAAAATTTCATGGCATCCTGCAA from the Gossypium hirsutum isolate 1008001.06 chromosome D09, Gossypium_hirsutum_v2.1, whole genome shotgun sequence genome contains:
- the LOC121220808 gene encoding aminoacylase-1 isoform X3 — translated: MPWWLVIKATGAPGHGAKLYDNSAIENLFKSIESIRRFRASQFDLVKAGLKGEGEVISVNMAFLKAGTPSPTGFVMNLQPSEAEAGFDIRIPPTVNAEFLEKRIAEEWAPASRNMSFEFKQKGSTQDYRGRPLITATDRSNPWWALLVEAIKKANGKIGKPEIFPAATDSLYFRQQGLRAIGFSPMANTPVLLHDHNELQDGVWKYLSLRNNCRKPSLMASQLGPWL
- the LOC121220808 gene encoding aminoacylase-1 isoform X2; translation: MPWWLVIKATGAPGHGAKLYDNSAIENLFKSIESIRRFRASQFDLVKAGLKGEGEVISVNMAFLKAGTPSPTGFVMNLQPSEAEAGFDIRIPPTVNAEFLEKRIAEEWAPASRNMSFEFKQKGSTQDYRGRPLITATDRSNPWWALLVEAIKKANGKIGKPEIFPAATDSLYFRQQGLRAIGFSPMANTPVLLHDHNEFPTILMKLQDGVWKYLSLRNNCRKPSLMASQLGPWL
- the LOC121220808 gene encoding aminoacylase-1 isoform X4; its protein translation is MPWWLVIKATGAPGHGAKLYDNSAIENLFKSIESIRRFRASQFDLVKAGLKGEGEVISVNMAFLKAGTPSPTGFVMNLQPSEAEAGFDIRIPPTVNAEFLEKRIAEEWAPASRNMSFEFKQKGSTQDYRGRPLITATDRSNPWWALLVEAIKKANGKIGKPEIFPAATDSLYFRQQGLRAIGFSPMANTPVLLHDHNEDGVWKYLSLRNNCRKPSLMASQLGPWL
- the LOC121220808 gene encoding aminoacylase-1 isoform X1, coding for MPWWLVIKATGAPGHGAKLYDNSAIENLFKSIESIRRFRASQFDLVKAGLKGEGEVISVNMAFLKAGTPSPTGFVMNLQPSEAEAGFDIRIPPTVNAEFLEKRIAEEWAPASRNMSFEFKQKGSTQDYRGRPLITATDRSNPWWALLVEAIKKANGKIGKPEIFPAATDSLYFRQQGLRAIGFSPMANTPVLLHDHNEFLNQAEYMKGIDVYESIIKAYTSYIPPGRDSLSREEL